The proteins below are encoded in one region of Candidatus Eisenbacteria bacterium:
- a CDS encoding efflux RND transporter periplasmic adaptor subunit, protein MKRFLRTSGRALRLLLPVAFLFAGCEKGKQAEEPVAAVPVEVLAVRSDSLSETSVLTGVLEAIRAVDVIGEMGGELMTLRRDVGDRVARDEILASVDKEVARENLRHAEAALLATEARHEIAANDFERDSTLLAGGDISRAAFESSRMARTTARADRMAARATRELAARDLRKTDVHAPIAGEISRRYADTGAYVSPGTPLFRIVDIDSLRLRLGVSQTDVARLRPDAAVRVTAEAMGMRSFSGRIRSIAPEADEATRTFSVEVILPNPPDRPLRDGVVVRAELTLDRRESVIAVPRETVFRRSGGAYLFVEKDGVAHGREVRAGPMIDGMIVIDEGLAPGERVIVVGMQNLRDGMPVRIEAEHDGRIIREESGS, encoded by the coding sequence ATGAAGCGGTTTCTTCGAACCTCGGGGCGCGCGTTGCGCCTGCTGTTGCCGGTGGCGTTTCTCTTCGCCGGCTGTGAAAAGGGGAAGCAGGCGGAGGAGCCCGTCGCCGCGGTGCCGGTGGAGGTGCTTGCGGTCCGGTCCGACTCGCTGAGCGAAACGTCGGTCCTGACCGGCGTGCTCGAGGCGATCCGCGCCGTCGACGTGATCGGCGAGATGGGCGGCGAACTGATGACCCTCCGTAGGGACGTGGGGGACCGCGTCGCGCGCGACGAGATTCTCGCATCGGTGGACAAGGAGGTGGCCCGGGAGAACCTCCGCCACGCGGAAGCGGCGCTCCTCGCGACGGAAGCCCGCCACGAGATCGCCGCGAACGATTTCGAGCGGGACTCGACGCTCCTCGCCGGCGGCGACATCTCGCGGGCGGCCTTCGAGTCGAGCCGCATGGCGCGCACGACCGCGAGGGCGGACCGGATGGCGGCGCGGGCGACGCGGGAACTGGCGGCGCGGGATCTGCGCAAGACGGACGTGCACGCTCCCATCGCCGGCGAGATCTCCCGGCGCTACGCCGACACGGGCGCCTACGTCTCTCCGGGAACCCCTCTCTTCCGGATCGTCGACATCGATTCCCTCCGGCTTCGGCTCGGCGTCTCCCAGACCGACGTGGCCCGGCTCCGTCCCGACGCCGCGGTCCGCGTCACCGCCGAGGCGATGGGGATGCGCTCCTTCTCGGGACGAATCCGCTCCATCGCCCCCGAGGCGGACGAGGCGACGCGCACCTTCTCCGTGGAAGTGATTCTTCCCAACCCGCCGGACCGCCCGCTCCGCGACGGGGTGGTGGTTCGCGCCGAGCTGACCCTCGACCGCCGGGAGAGCGTGATCGCCGTCCCGCGGGAGACGGTCTTCCGCCGCTCCGGCGGCGCGTATCTTTTCGTCGAAAAAGACGGGGTCGCGCACGGGCGGGAAGTGCGCGCCGGTCCGATGATCGACGGGATGATCGTGATCGACGAGGGCCTCGCGCCGGGTGAACGGGTCATCGTCGTGGGGATGCAAAACCTCCGCGACGGCATGCCGGTCAGGATCGAGGCGGAACACGACGGGCGGATCATCCGCGAGGAGAGCGGGTCATGA
- a CDS encoding TolC family protein: MNRDKGKGRRAVLVILLAAAAVAALPAAARADEITLEEAVNGALARNHALAAKGYAHRAAVWAHRQAKAQLLPSLSVRSSYTRLDDETVRRANAIGREITMFFPDSTGQLQPFTIEIPQTVFRHGYESSVDGQLLLFQPAVWNGVSLAGASKDAAYWDREAARLETVHATVTAYLDLLRTDALLDLRERNLLQARENLALAERLFRVGRYAEADVLRWRVEEARQSGLLAEQRSGRRVAALALEVRLGADPMGAVDPDTTLPALLAERIGSFRGMTTEEWERFLSRPLAEVIAGDPRLRMLEQSRRLADIRHRQSVTNFLPSVTVSGSYGWQNNESPELDGEKAWYATAALNLPIFTGFSNLSEHRMTRAQARQAREETEESKRALLLSAETARTSIRSAAERLRAAEAALASARRNREIQRNSFALGRLTNLEWIDANLALQEAEGSYTTAYYDLVSAVADYHHAAGDLLGLLNS, from the coding sequence ATGAATCGAGATAAGGGGAAAGGGCGGCGGGCCGTCCTCGTGATCCTCCTCGCCGCCGCCGCGGTCGCGGCCCTCCCCGCCGCGGCGCGCGCGGACGAAATCACCTTGGAGGAGGCGGTGAACGGGGCGCTCGCCCGGAACCACGCCCTCGCCGCCAAGGGGTACGCCCACCGAGCCGCGGTCTGGGCGCACCGCCAGGCGAAGGCGCAGCTCCTCCCCTCCCTTTCGGTCCGTTCCTCCTACACGAGGTTGGACGACGAAACGGTGAGAAGGGCGAACGCGATCGGCCGGGAGATCACCATGTTCTTCCCGGACAGCACGGGACAACTTCAGCCCTTTACGATCGAGATCCCGCAGACCGTCTTCCGCCACGGCTACGAAAGCTCGGTGGACGGCCAACTTCTCCTTTTCCAGCCGGCGGTCTGGAACGGCGTTTCCCTCGCCGGCGCGTCGAAGGACGCCGCCTATTGGGACCGGGAAGCGGCGCGCCTGGAAACCGTGCACGCCACGGTGACCGCCTATCTGGACCTTCTCCGGACCGACGCGCTTCTGGATCTCCGGGAACGCAATCTTCTGCAGGCACGCGAGAACCTCGCCCTCGCGGAGCGCCTCTTCCGGGTCGGCCGCTACGCCGAGGCGGATGTGCTTCGCTGGCGAGTCGAGGAGGCGCGCCAGAGCGGCCTCTTGGCGGAACAGCGAAGCGGCCGTCGCGTCGCGGCCCTCGCCCTCGAGGTCCGGCTCGGCGCGGATCCCATGGGAGCCGTCGACCCGGACACCACTCTGCCCGCGCTCCTCGCGGAGCGGATCGGGAGCTTCCGCGGCATGACCACGGAGGAATGGGAGCGTTTTCTCTCGCGCCCTCTCGCGGAGGTGATCGCGGGCGATCCGCGGCTCCGAATGCTGGAGCAGAGCCGCAGGCTCGCCGACATCCGGCACCGGCAGAGCGTGACCAACTTCCTCCCCAGCGTCACCGTGTCCGGCTCCTACGGCTGGCAGAACAACGAATCGCCTGAGCTGGACGGGGAGAAGGCCTGGTACGCAACGGCGGCGCTCAATCTGCCGATCTTCACCGGTTTCTCGAACCTCTCCGAGCACCGGATGACGAGAGCCCAAGCGCGGCAGGCCCGAGAGGAAACGGAGGAATCGAAGAGGGCTCTCCTCCTCTCCGCCGAGACGGCCCGAACATCGATTCGGAGCGCCGCGGAGAGACTCCGGGCGGCGGAGGCGGCTCTGGCGAGCGCCCGGAGGAACCGAGAAATCCAGCGGAACAGCTTCGCGCTGGGCCGCCTGACCAATCTGGAATGGATCGACGCCAACCTGGCCCTCCAGGAGGCGGAGGGGTCTTACACCACCGCCTACTACGACCTGGTTTCGGCCGTCGCGGACTACCACCACGCCGCGGGAGACCTCCTCGGTCTCCTGAACTCGTGA
- a CDS encoding PadR family transcriptional regulator: MKVPGRNEMAALGLVGREPMHGYRINQIVQQMGLEHWANLSPSSIYNTLGRLAKKGAVSVTTEREGKAPERTVYHITDRGRDLLQEHLRASLVYVGPEDRLFYVAVSFMESLPEEEIAALLEERIRRIETLIEDEQKCTSDPGMPPHIVLMCEAGMFHFRVEIDVCRRLIDLMRGRPRYFEETGGRSDESR, translated from the coding sequence GTGAAGGTGCCCGGAAGAAACGAAATGGCCGCCCTAGGCTTGGTCGGCAGGGAACCGATGCACGGCTATCGGATCAATCAGATCGTCCAGCAGATGGGACTGGAGCATTGGGCGAACCTCTCCCCCTCGTCGATCTACAACACCCTCGGCCGCCTCGCCAAGAAGGGCGCCGTATCGGTCACCACCGAGCGGGAGGGAAAAGCCCCCGAGAGGACCGTGTATCACATCACCGACAGGGGACGCGACTTGCTCCAGGAGCACCTCCGCGCGAGCCTCGTCTATGTCGGCCCCGAGGACCGGCTCTTCTATGTCGCGGTCAGCTTCATGGAGAGCCTCCCCGAGGAAGAGATCGCCGCGCTCCTGGAGGAGAGAATCCGGCGGATAGAGACCCTGATCGAGGATGAGCAGAAGTGCACTTCGGATCCTGGTATGCCCCCCCACATCGTCTTGATGTGTGAAGCAGGCATGTTCCACTTTCGGGTGGAAATCGATGTGTGCCGCCGGCTGATCGATCTGATGCGCGGGAGACCCCGTTATTTCGAAGAGACGGGAGGACGTTCCGATGAATCGAGATAA
- a CDS encoding T9SS type A sorting domain-containing protein, translating to MHRRIAAGLPLLPLIALLLLAPVLAGATTVPPPEPRFEVLRAGPEGMTLLIEIPPLRIETLRDGDRETSVASFAGASFEGGPGAPAVPALRRLIALPVGASATVRAERMDEETIENVTLAAIPEEEGDRIVELRKSGWGSPGANAVLGGAASIHGFPVAPLLLRPVLYDGEARTLRIARRMRVEIDFAPSAAAKTTSPAPPVPPSIDRLLRSVVLGYGTAAAEREVRAGAHLVIAPDDPAVLDSLQPWLDWRARKGAGVILSVVGAGATAAAVKETIQSVYDDPSSTLEYVTLVGDAGYSDYVIPTWYENLSGYHGEGDHPYTQLDGDDVLPDVHIGRLSFVSMNDLSIIVNKILDYETAPWIDDPEWFSHGLVVGDPTYSGWSVVDVGRWLTRHLVEIGYTEIDTVWSGNFVSQIRNSINGGASVFGYRGFGGMSGWSNGVTYTLSNGWKMPFVVALTCQTGSFADGTSISEGFLRFGTASPFTPRGGIGAIGTATPGTHTRYNNCMFTGIWRGFTRDGQHTMGASLSRGKLELFLNYDPAEPNIPVIWSHWNNLMGDPSVDVWTARPESLSVDAPARAGVGANAVAVVVTRGGGGPVEGAQVCVWKGEETHAVAWTDAEGRAELPVAFATTGEALLTVSGHNLLPSLGSIAVIDTLHIASVEAVVGDAGGDADSRLDPGETPSLLVRLHNYGAASAGGVTAILSTEDPFLSIDDAERAYGDIPGGGDAWGAGGFDLSVDPGCPSGRTFRFALDVTSDGGGPWRSLFELTVDGAEFIAQSHAFDDGADGRLDPGETAEMIVTLHNPGEEGATGVSASLRSLAAGISVIDGDALFGDIPSEGGGDNDEDRFSIHADPSLHNGASAMLALDLLFSGGLRDTVFFPVTVGERNTSDPVGPDGYGYLAYDDTDTGYPDAPIAGWIEIDPSYGGDGEQLYINDFDDYQDAVKLVDLPFTFRYYGEEYDQVSVCSNGWLSMGYTPQWTYRNWTIPSAMGPDAMLAVFWDDLYRFVDSGIFVKHDEANHRWIVEWSRMRKDYGASLETFEAVLYDPAWHATETGDGPIEFRYQTITNYDPIDNHATVGIENRDQTDGVLITYARWYREGAATVTGGRAIRFVPKDAGAISTGVTGGAPSSAGFGIAACRPNPFNPRTAISWSMEAAGPAALDVYDVSGRLVRTLFRGEAAEGTYESVWDGRTGTGAEAGSGIYFLRLRAGDRIDRARITLVR from the coding sequence ATGCATCGCCGAATCGCCGCCGGCCTCCCTCTTCTTCCGCTTATCGCCCTTTTGCTTCTGGCGCCGGTCCTCGCCGGCGCGACGACCGTTCCGCCGCCCGAGCCCCGATTCGAGGTGCTCCGCGCCGGCCCGGAGGGGATGACCCTTCTGATCGAAATCCCTCCTCTCCGAATCGAGACGCTCAGGGACGGCGATCGCGAGACGAGTGTCGCCTCTTTCGCGGGCGCCTCTTTCGAGGGAGGACCGGGAGCCCCGGCCGTTCCGGCGCTCCGGCGCCTGATCGCCCTCCCCGTTGGCGCGTCGGCGACGGTCCGCGCCGAGCGCATGGACGAGGAGACGATCGAGAACGTCACACTCGCCGCGATCCCCGAGGAGGAGGGAGATCGGATCGTCGAGTTGCGAAAGAGCGGATGGGGCTCGCCCGGCGCGAACGCCGTTTTGGGCGGCGCCGCCTCCATCCACGGCTTTCCGGTCGCCCCCCTTCTTCTCCGCCCCGTCCTCTACGACGGGGAGGCGCGCACGCTCCGGATCGCCCGGCGGATGCGCGTGGAGATCGACTTCGCCCCCTCCGCAGCGGCGAAAACAACGTCTCCGGCGCCCCCCGTCCCCCCCTCCATCGATCGCCTCCTCCGGAGCGTGGTCCTCGGATACGGCACCGCCGCCGCCGAGCGCGAGGTCCGGGCCGGCGCCCATCTGGTGATCGCCCCCGACGACCCGGCGGTGCTGGATTCCCTGCAACCCTGGCTCGACTGGCGGGCGCGTAAGGGGGCCGGAGTGATCCTTTCCGTCGTCGGCGCCGGCGCGACCGCCGCGGCGGTGAAAGAGACGATCCAATCGGTCTACGACGATCCCTCCTCGACGCTCGAATACGTCACACTCGTCGGCGACGCCGGATACAGCGACTACGTGATCCCCACCTGGTACGAAAACCTGAGCGGGTATCACGGCGAAGGGGACCATCCCTACACGCAACTCGACGGCGACGACGTCCTGCCGGACGTGCACATCGGCCGCCTCTCCTTCGTGTCGATGAACGACCTCTCCATCATCGTGAACAAGATCCTCGACTACGAAACCGCGCCGTGGATCGACGATCCGGAGTGGTTCTCCCACGGGCTGGTCGTGGGCGACCCCACGTACTCCGGTTGGAGCGTGGTCGACGTGGGTCGCTGGCTCACCCGACACCTGGTGGAGATCGGCTACACGGAGATCGACACGGTCTGGTCGGGGAATTTCGTGAGTCAAATACGCAACTCGATCAACGGGGGCGCATCGGTCTTCGGCTACCGCGGCTTCGGCGGCATGAGCGGCTGGAGCAACGGCGTCACCTACACGCTCTCCAACGGCTGGAAGATGCCCTTCGTGGTCGCCCTCACCTGCCAGACCGGGTCCTTCGCCGACGGAACCTCCATCTCGGAAGGTTTCCTCCGCTTCGGAACGGCGAGCCCCTTCACGCCCCGCGGGGGGATCGGCGCGATCGGCACCGCCACGCCGGGGACGCACACGCGCTACAACAACTGCATGTTCACAGGGATCTGGCGCGGCTTCACCCGCGACGGCCAGCACACCATGGGCGCCTCTCTCTCCCGCGGTAAGCTGGAGCTGTTCCTGAACTACGATCCCGCGGAGCCGAACATTCCCGTCATCTGGTCGCACTGGAACAACCTGATGGGGGACCCCTCCGTGGACGTTTGGACCGCGCGCCCCGAATCGCTTTCCGTTGATGCGCCCGCCCGCGCCGGCGTCGGCGCGAACGCGGTGGCCGTAGTCGTCACCCGCGGCGGCGGCGGTCCCGTCGAGGGGGCGCAGGTGTGCGTTTGGAAGGGCGAGGAAACCCACGCCGTCGCGTGGACCGACGCGGAAGGTCGCGCGGAGCTTCCCGTCGCGTTCGCGACCACGGGCGAGGCGCTTCTCACCGTGAGCGGGCACAATCTCCTTCCGTCGCTCGGTTCGATCGCCGTGATCGACACCCTTCACATAGCAAGTGTTGAAGCGGTCGTGGGCGACGCAGGCGGAGACGCCGACAGCCGGCTCGATCCGGGCGAGACCCCCTCGCTCCTCGTTCGCCTCCACAATTACGGCGCCGCGTCCGCCGGCGGCGTGACCGCCATCCTCTCCACGGAGGATCCTTTCCTCTCCATCGACGACGCCGAGCGCGCCTACGGCGACATCCCCGGCGGCGGCGACGCCTGGGGCGCGGGGGGTTTCGACCTCTCCGTCGATCCGGGCTGTCCGAGCGGCCGCACGTTCCGTTTCGCCCTCGACGTGACTTCCGACGGCGGAGGCCCCTGGCGCTCGCTCTTCGAGCTGACGGTCGACGGGGCCGAGTTCATCGCCCAGTCGCACGCCTTCGACGACGGCGCCGACGGACGCCTCGACCCCGGGGAAACGGCGGAAATGATCGTCACCCTCCACAACCCGGGCGAGGAGGGGGCGACCGGCGTGAGCGCCTCTCTCCGCTCGCTCGCCGCGGGGATCTCCGTGATCGACGGCGATGCGCTATTCGGCGACATCCCTTCGGAAGGCGGCGGCGACAACGACGAGGACCGATTTTCGATCCACGCCGACCCGTCGCTCCACAACGGCGCGTCGGCGATGCTCGCCCTCGACCTCCTCTTCTCGGGCGGGCTCAGAGACACGGTCTTCTTCCCCGTGACCGTGGGAGAGAGGAACACGTCGGATCCGGTCGGACCGGACGGCTACGGCTATCTCGCCTATGACGACACGGACACCGGATACCCCGACGCGCCGATCGCCGGCTGGATCGAGATCGACCCCAGCTACGGCGGCGACGGCGAGCAGCTCTACATCAACGATTTCGACGACTATCAGGACGCCGTCAAGCTGGTCGACCTCCCCTTCACCTTCCGCTATTACGGCGAGGAGTACGACCAGGTCTCGGTCTGCTCGAACGGTTGGCTCAGCATGGGCTACACGCCGCAGTGGACCTACCGCAACTGGACCATCCCTTCCGCCATGGGGCCGGACGCGATGCTCGCCGTCTTCTGGGACGACCTGTACCGCTTCGTCGACTCCGGCATCTTCGTGAAACACGACGAGGCGAACCACCGGTGGATCGTGGAGTGGAGCCGGATGCGGAAAGACTACGGCGCCAGCCTGGAGACTTTCGAGGCGGTCCTTTACGACCCGGCCTGGCACGCCACCGAAACGGGCGACGGGCCGATCGAGTTCCGCTACCAGACGATCACCAACTACGATCCCATCGACAACCACGCCACCGTGGGGATCGAGAACCGGGATCAGACCGACGGCGTGCTGATCACCTACGCGAGGTGGTACCGGGAGGGGGCGGCGACGGTGACCGGAGGCCGGGCGATCCGCTTCGTGCCCAAGGACGCCGGAGCAATCTCCACAGGAGTGACCGGCGGGGCGCCCTCCTCGGCCGGCTTCGGCATCGCCGCCTGCCGGCCCAACCCCTTCAACCCGCGAACGGCCATCTCTTGGAGCATGGAAGCCGCGGGCCCGGCGGCCCTCGACGTCTATGACGTGAGCGGGCGCCTGGTGCGCACCCTCTTCCGGGGGGAAGCCGCCGAGGGAACATACGAGAGCGTCTGGGATGGACGGACCGGGACCGGCGCCGAGGCCGGCTCGGGGATCTACTTCCTCCGTCTCCGGGCGGGAGATCGAATCGACCGCGCCAGGATCACGCTCGTCCGTTAG
- a CDS encoding phage tail protein: MFRKILICGILAGIVLTLAPADRSDATEFAVNAYRQDPYKQFKFRVKWDGKYVPGVLFVSGLTRTTEVTTNRKGGDPSTFHRSPGQTVYEPIVLERGRTHDTAFETWANKVWNYGSGLGSEASLGDFRKDVVIELYNEAGQMAMAFKIYRCWPSDYSALTGLDANSPEIAIERIVLQHEGWERDYAIAEPTEPTFTEP; this comes from the coding sequence ATGTTCCGAAAGATCCTGATTTGCGGAATCCTGGCCGGTATCGTCCTCACGCTCGCCCCGGCGGACCGGAGCGACGCGACCGAGTTCGCGGTGAACGCCTACCGGCAGGATCCATACAAACAGTTCAAGTTTCGCGTGAAATGGGACGGCAAGTACGTGCCCGGCGTCCTTTTCGTGAGTGGTCTTACCCGCACCACCGAGGTGACCACCAACCGGAAGGGGGGCGATCCGAGCACCTTCCACCGCTCACCGGGGCAAACCGTCTATGAGCCGATCGTCCTGGAGCGCGGGCGAACCCACGACACCGCCTTCGAGACATGGGCGAACAAGGTGTGGAATTACGGATCCGGGCTGGGGAGCGAGGCCTCTCTCGGCGATTTTCGCAAGGACGTCGTGATCGAGCTGTACAACGAAGCGGGGCAGATGGCGATGGCTTTCAAGATCTATCGCTGCTGGCCTTCCGACTACAGCGCCCTCACCGGTCTCGACGCGAACAGCCCCGAGATCGCCATCGAGAGGATCGTGCTCCAGCACGAGGGGTGGGAACGGGACTACGCGATCGCCGAACCGACGGAGCCGACCTTCACCGAACCGTAG
- a CDS encoding phage tail protein — protein sequence MNRFARIAAIATVLLVLAPAGRPGAGSAFANGFPICPGGLYTYRVYWDGKAIDGILSISGLRRTTEVVTARKGGDPSAVRRAPGVTAYEPIVLERCRGADAEFERWANKVWNFGAGLGAEVSLGDFRKDIRIELLDDDGRAVIAYRVYRCWPSDYAAVTAMEGNGLEPAKERLVLQHEGWERDADIVAPEPVRQR from the coding sequence ATGAACCGATTCGCGAGAATCGCGGCCATCGCCACAGTCCTCCTTGTTCTGGCGCCGGCCGGCCGGCCGGGCGCCGGGAGCGCGTTCGCCAATGGGTTCCCGATCTGTCCCGGGGGTCTCTACACCTACCGGGTCTATTGGGACGGGAAGGCGATCGACGGGATTCTGTCGATCAGCGGTCTTCGGCGAACGACGGAGGTGGTGACCGCCCGCAAGGGGGGCGATCCGAGCGCCGTCCGGCGGGCGCCGGGCGTGACCGCCTACGAGCCGATCGTCCTCGAGCGCTGCCGCGGCGCGGATGCGGAGTTCGAGCGGTGGGCGAACAAGGTGTGGAACTTCGGGGCGGGCCTCGGCGCCGAAGTCTCTCTGGGGGACTTCCGAAAGGACATACGCATCGAACTGCTCGACGACGACGGCCGCGCCGTGATCGCGTACCGGGTGTACCGCTGCTGGCCCTCCGACTATGCCGCGGTAACGGCGATGGAGGGAAACGGCTTGGAGCCCGCGAAAGAGCGGCTCGTGCTTCAGCACGAAGGATGGGAGAGAGACGCCGACATCGTGGCGCCGGAACCGGTCCGGCAACGGTGA